Proteins from a genomic interval of Symmachiella macrocystis:
- a CDS encoding fumarylacetoacetate hydrolase family protein, with product MRVATIQLADQSTHLALIEEKRVRMLDLMQVDNCHNLADLLHSPDPIGLAKYLIDQKAAPIGIEEVNFRAPVDRQEIWAAGVTYKRSQVARMEESDTAASHYDRVYTADRPELFFKATPSRVSGPGDPVRVRFDSGWSVPEPELALMVSPEKKLVGLTVGNDMSARDIEGENPLYLPQAKFYNQCCGLGPCVLIPEKPIDRAGTSIVLSIKRGGSEVFSGETNVDQMARSFEDLISWLGKENDFPHGAILLTGTGIVPPDEFTLEHGDEVAITITGIGTLVNPVVKD from the coding sequence ATGCGAGTGGCAACGATTCAACTGGCCGACCAATCGACTCACTTGGCCTTAATTGAAGAGAAACGCGTGCGGATGTTGGACCTGATGCAGGTCGACAATTGTCACAATCTCGCCGATTTGCTGCATAGCCCCGATCCAATCGGGCTGGCCAAATACCTCATCGACCAAAAAGCAGCTCCGATTGGAATCGAAGAGGTCAACTTTCGCGCACCTGTCGATCGCCAGGAAATCTGGGCTGCCGGCGTGACCTATAAACGCAGCCAAGTCGCGCGGATGGAAGAATCGGATACAGCTGCGTCTCACTACGACCGCGTCTACACCGCCGATCGTCCAGAGTTATTTTTCAAAGCCACCCCCAGCCGCGTCTCCGGGCCCGGCGATCCGGTCCGCGTTCGCTTCGACAGCGGGTGGTCGGTTCCAGAACCTGAGTTGGCGCTCATGGTGTCGCCGGAAAAGAAACTCGTCGGTTTGACAGTTGGCAATGACATGTCCGCCCGGGACATTGAAGGCGAAAATCCGCTCTACTTGCCCCAGGCAAAATTCTACAACCAATGCTGCGGCTTGGGACCATGCGTCCTGATTCCAGAAAAACCGATCGACCGCGCCGGCACCAGTATTGTCCTGTCGATCAAACGAGGCGGCAGCGAGGTCTTCTCTGGCGAGACCAACGTCGATCAAATGGCCCGCAGCTTCGAAGATCTCATCAGTTGGCTGGGAAAAGAAAACGACTTCCCACACGGCGCGATCCTGCTCACCGGCACCGGCATCGTCCCCCCGGATGAATTCACATTAGAGCATGGTGATGAAGTCGCAATCACCATCACCGGCATCGGCACACTTGTCAATCCGGTCGTGAAAGACTGA